One Nicotiana sylvestris chromosome 12, ASM39365v2, whole genome shotgun sequence genomic window carries:
- the LOC138882671 gene encoding uncharacterized protein: MSLNNHPQGTLPADTQINPKDQGLKYLMAMSLHNGRDLDEEQERSRDNIQAETFIQVPIELDESTRLTNVTVQPAQEEKNTPQETEKVAEAVEEPVVEIVAEKEKSQVIGKKSPPPPFPQRLAKHQKEDQYKKFFEMLKQIQVNIPLIEALKEMPGYAKMMKDLMSRKFDFQDLATVTLTQTCSAVVTRPVAEKLSDPGSFTIPWASINLMPLVIYKRLGIGRARITSMLLQLADRGMKRPFGILDDVLIQEDLSFATRRALIDCETGELEMRLNDEEIIFNVQKSMRHPSEFANCSLIDAVDVIVQFDDEVLTIEDPLAACLTNLEGVNCEDLAEWVLALEGRGFWDRELEFDPLHLGKRETPPAKPSIEEPPKLELKPLPTHLKYEFLGPDSTLPVIISSGLLDVQVQQLLQVLKECKSAIGWTMADIKGISPAYCMHKILLEEGHKPSREHQRRLNPNIKEVGGHTFVFWMGTQGTIRSPLHLRTERRPPSHALMAFMPSGGCPLAYAMHPPHSNGA; encoded by the exons ATGTCTCTGAACAATCATCCTCAAGGGACGCTACCTGCAGATACCCAAATCAATCCTAAAGATCAGGGCCTGAAGTACCTGATGGCGATGAGTCTCCATAACGGCAGGGATCTCGACGAAGAGCAAGAGAGATCTCGTGACAATATACAGGCTGAGACATTCATTCAGGTACCCATTGAGCTGGATGAATCCACAAGGTTGACAAATGTGACAGTCCAGCCTGCTCAGGAAGAAAAGAATACTCCGCAGGAGACCGAGAAAGTTGCTGAAGCAGTTGAAGAGCCGGTAGTGGAGATAGTAGCCGAGAAAGAAAAGTCCCAAGTGATTGGGAAGAAAAGCCCTCCTCCACCATTTCCACAGAGGTTAGCCAAGCATCAAAAGGAGGACCAGTACAAAAAGTTCTTTGAGATGCTCAAGCAAAttcaggtaaatattccattgattgaagCCTTAAAGGAGATGCCTGGATACGCAAAAATGATGAAAGACTTAATGTCCCGGAaatttgatttccaagacttggctaCGGTGACACTTACTCAGACGTGCAGTGCAGTGGTAACTAGACCTGTTGCTGAAAAGCTCTCTGATCCAGGGAGTTTTACTATTCCAT GGGCCAGcattaatcttatgcccctggtcaTTTACAAGAGGTTGGGCATTGGGAGAGCTAGAATCACCTCTATGTTGCTCCAGCTGGCTGACAGGGGTATGAAACGTCCATTTGGGATCCTGGATGATGTACTTATTCAG GAAGACCTTTCTTTTGCCACAAGGAGAGCTCTTATTGATTGTGAGACCGGGGAGCTTGAGATGAGGCTCAATGACGAAGAGATtatattcaatgtgcagaaatctatgaggcacCCAAGTGAGTTCGcaaattgctctcttattgacgCCGTGGATGTAATCGTACAGTTTGATGATGAAGTGTTGACGATTGAGGATCCCCTCGCTGCATGTTTGACGAATTTGGAGGGAGTGAACTGTGAGGACTTGGCAGAGTGGGTGTTGGCATTGGAaggtagagggttctgggatagaGAACTAGAGTTTGATCCCCTACACTTAGGAaagagagaaactcctccagctaagccatccattgaagaaccacCGAAGCTGGAACTAAAGCCACTGCCAACCCACCTCAAGTATGAATTTCTGGGACCTGACTCCActctacctgttattatctcatctggtttgttagatgtgcaggtccAACAGCTTCTACAAGTATTGAAGGAGTGCAAatctgccattgggtggaccatggcagacatcaaggggatcagccccgcttactgcatgcataaaattctgctggaagaagggcacaaaccttccagggaacatcagAGGAGGCTGAATCCAAATAtaaaggaagtg ggaggtcacacttttgttttctggatgggtactcagggtacaatcagatctccaTTGCACCTGAGGAccgagagaagacctccttcacatgcccttatggcatttatgccttcaggaggatgccctttggcctatgcaatgcacccgccacattccaacggtgcgtga